Proteins from a single region of bacterium:
- a CDS encoding DUF72 domain-containing protein, whose protein sequence is MEIRVGTCGYSYDDWRGVYYPPELPRGAMLEWYSGAAVQTDLLAGDRGPVFDTVEVNATYYRLPPARVFSRMAAVTPDGFLFSVKAPGGITHPSDYGILDAGLVERYCAAVTPLAEAGKLGPTLLQFPYRFKADGGSVDYLRAAADAFRGLCPAVEFRHRSWLTGETLRMLGELGLTYVSVDMPALPGLLPPVLVATTDTAYVRFHGRRKDSWWRGGNAERYDYDYALEELEPWVERVRALGDEPLVPDDGPPLDEELSGDYSDLLRLIRLLSGPVKRVFLYFNNHPKGKALSAARSLQNRLALG, encoded by the coding sequence ATGGAAATCCGCGTCGGAACGTGCGGTTACTCCTACGACGACTGGCGGGGCGTGTACTACCCGCCGGAGCTGCCGCGCGGCGCGATGCTGGAGTGGTACTCCGGGGCGGCGGTCCAGACCGATCTCCTCGCCGGGGACCGCGGGCCGGTCTTCGACACCGTCGAGGTGAACGCCACCTATTACCGGCTCCCGCCGGCGCGGGTTTTCTCACGGATGGCCGCCGTCACGCCGGACGGGTTCCTCTTCAGCGTGAAGGCCCCCGGTGGAATCACCCATCCGTCGGACTACGGAATCCTCGACGCGGGGCTCGTCGAGCGTTACTGCGCGGCGGTGACGCCCCTGGCCGAGGCGGGGAAGCTCGGCCCCACCCTGTTGCAGTTTCCCTACCGGTTCAAGGCCGACGGGGGGAGCGTGGATTACCTGCGGGCCGCGGCCGACGCCTTCCGCGGCCTATGCCCCGCGGTGGAGTTTCGCCACCGCTCCTGGCTGACCGGGGAAACCCTGAGGATGCTCGGGGAACTGGGCCTGACCTACGTTTCGGTGGATATGCCCGCGCTGCCGGGACTTCTTCCGCCGGTGCTCGTGGCTACCACCGACACCGCCTACGTCCGCTTCCACGGTCGCCGGAAGGACTCGTGGTGGCGCGGCGGGAACGCGGAGCGCTACGACTACGACTACGCCCTGGAGGAGCTGGAGCCCTGGGTGGAGAGGGTCCGCGCCCTGGGCGATGAGCCTTTAGTCCCGGACGACGGCCCCCCCCTGGACGAGGAGCTCTCGGGGGACTACTCCGACCTTCTGCGGTTGATCCGCCTTTTAAGCGGGCCGGTGAAGCGGGTCTTCCTCTACTTCAACAACCACCCGAAGGGCAAGGCGCTCTCCGCGGCGCGCTCCCTCCAGAACCGGCTCGCCCTCGGATAG
- the umuD gene encoding translesion error-prone DNA polymerase V autoproteolytic subunit, with protein sequence MEKDDKLEVFRPGQGGGDGLPLAESNIQAGFPSPADDFIQNRLDLNEHLVLHPAATFFVRVAGDSMIGAGIDDGDILIVDRSLEPADGRVVIAVVSGELVVKRLRRTEGGWLLAAENDGYPPIEIGEEADFEVWGVVTNVIHRL encoded by the coding sequence ATGGAGAAGGACGACAAGCTCGAGGTCTTCCGGCCGGGACAGGGCGGGGGCGACGGGCTCCCGCTCGCCGAATCCAACATCCAGGCCGGATTCCCCTCCCCCGCCGACGACTTCATCCAGAACCGGCTGGACCTGAACGAGCACCTCGTCCTGCACCCGGCGGCCACATTCTTCGTCCGGGTGGCCGGGGACTCCATGATCGGGGCCGGCATTGACGACGGCGACATCCTCATCGTGGACCGCTCCCTGGAGCCCGCCGACGGCCGGGTGGTCATCGCCGTGGTCTCCGGGGAGCTCGTGGTGAAAAGGCTCCGGCGCACCGAGGGCGGCTGGCTGCTGGCCGCCGAGAACGACGGCTACCCCCCCATCGAGATCGGCGAGGAGGCCGATTTCGAGGTCTGGGGCGTGGTGACCAACGTGATACACCGGCTTTAA